A region of Chitinophaga horti DNA encodes the following proteins:
- a CDS encoding HAD family phosphatase, which yields MHTGNETGLRKMMIFDMDNTLLQHSFIYTAAREFGFHDQLVSIVAEGLDDIPRTRKIATLLKGVDRRDIMDVATSMPLVEDAEAVVKELKGRGYTLGIISDSYDCVAGYLRQRLGMDFACANELIFLEDMATGEVVIPPAFLHQADSSCQHVYCKTNMMRYMMGVHGFAAAQVVAVGDGPNDMCMITHASTGVAFNDKTGRLKEVAKVVLPELSFRPLLEMGE from the coding sequence ATGCATACAGGAAACGAAACAGGGCTCAGGAAGATGATGATCTTTGACATGGATAACACCCTGCTGCAGCACAGTTTTATCTACACCGCCGCCCGGGAGTTTGGCTTCCACGACCAGCTCGTGTCGATCGTCGCCGAAGGCCTGGACGATATTCCCCGCACCCGTAAGATCGCCACCCTGCTGAAAGGCGTCGACCGGCGTGATATAATGGATGTAGCCACCTCCATGCCTTTAGTGGAAGATGCCGAAGCCGTGGTAAAGGAGCTGAAGGGCCGTGGCTACACCCTGGGTATTATCAGCGACAGCTACGATTGTGTGGCCGGCTACCTGCGCCAACGCCTGGGCATGGATTTCGCCTGTGCCAATGAACTCATCTTCCTGGAAGATATGGCCACCGGCGAAGTAGTCATCCCGCCCGCCTTCCTGCACCAGGCCGATAGTTCCTGCCAGCACGTATACTGTAAAACCAATATGATGCGCTACATGATGGGCGTTCACGGCTTCGCTGCCGCACAGGTCGTGGCCGTAGGCGACGGGCCAAATGACATGTGTATGATCACACATGCTTCGACGGGCGTGGCGTTCAATGATAAAACGGGCCGATTGAAGGAAGTGGCGAAGGTGGTGTTGCCGGAATTGAGTTTCAGACCGTTGCTGGAAATGGGGGAGTAG